Proteins from a genomic interval of Syngnathus typhle isolate RoL2023-S1 ecotype Sweden linkage group LG15, RoL_Styp_1.0, whole genome shotgun sequence:
- the gabrb4 gene encoding gamma-aminobutyric acid receptor subunit beta-4 isoform X1, with amino-acid sequence MLGGQEDKLCGIFSALAALSFACFIQSSTGSTGMSVAKTTVDKLLKGYDIRLRPDFGGAPVIVGMSINIASIDSISEVNMDYTITMYFQQSWRDKRLAYGELNLNLTLDNRVADQLWLPDTYFLNDKKSFLHGVTVKNRMIRLHPDGTVLYGLRITTTAACMMDLRRYPLDEQNCTLEIESYGYTTDDIVFFWQGGDSAVTGVDKLELPQFSIVDIRLVSKEVRFTTGSYPRLSLSFRIKRNIGYFILQTYMPSILITILSWVSFWINYDASAARVALGVTTVLTMTTINTHLRETLPKIPYVKAIDVYLMGCFVFVFLALLEYAFVNYVFFGRGPAQQKKINERLNKVNNERTRYEEKRLREQDSISVPFQSNTFRSFTQRRNLYLEEQRKVGVDAYGNILLTTLEMNNEVMPSDVGSSVSDSRNSVMSFDSSGVQFRKPMAPRDGFSHHSLDRSAMRSRANCRLRRRSSKLKLKIPNLSDVSTIDKWSRVIFPITFGFFNLIYWLYYVN; translated from the exons ATGTTGGGTGGTCAAGAAGATAAATTATGTGGAATTTTCTCTGCTCTGGCGGCTTTGTCCTTCGCATGCTTTATTCAAAG CTCCACTGGAAGCACCGGAATGTCTGTGGCCAAGACTACCGTGGACAAGTTGCTGAAGGGATACGACATCCGTTTAAGGCCTGATTTTGGAG GTGCTCCAGTCATAGTCGGGATGAGCATCAACATAGCAAGCATCGATTCCATCTCAGAAGTAAACATG GACTATACCATCACAATGTATTTCCAGCAAAGTTGGCGAGATAAACGTTTGGCCTATGGTGAATTGAACCTCAACTTGACTTTGGATAACCGTGTGGCAGATCAGCTTTGGCTCCCAGACACTTACTTCCTGAACGACAAGAAGTCCTTTCTTCACGGAGTGACGGTTAAAAACCGTATGATCCGACTTCACCCTGACGGGACCGTCTTGTACGggctgag AATAACCACCACTGCTGCTTGCATGATGGACTTGAGGAGATACCCTCTTGATGAACAGAACTGCACCTTGGAAATTGAAAGCT ACGGATACACCACGGATGATATTGTGTTCTTCTGGCAAGGAGGGGACAGCGCCGTGACGGGTGTGGACAAGTTAGAGTTACCTCAGTTCTCCATTGTGGACATTCGATTGGTTTCCAAGGAAGTAAGGTTTACCACAG GTTCTTATCCGAGGCTTTCGCTGAGTTTCAGGATTAAGAGGAACATTGGATATTTCATCTTGCAGACGTACATGCCTTCCATTTTGATCACCATTCTGTCCTGGGTGTCTTTCTGGATCAATTACGATGCCTCTGCAGCTCGGGTGGCCCTGG GTGTGACAACGGTGCTCACCATGACAACAATTAACACCCACCTTAGGGAGACTCTCCCAAAGATCCCCTACGTGAAAGCCATCGACGTCTACCTCATGggctgttttgtgtttgtgttcctGGCCCTGCTGGAATATGCCTTTGTAAATTATGTGTTCTTTGGCCGGGGCCCGGCGCAACAGAAGAAAATCAATGAGAGGCTGAATAAAGTCAACAATGAGCGCACACGATACGAAGAGAAGCGCCTAAGGGAACAG GACTCCATTTCCGTGCCGTTTCAAAGCAACACCTTCAGGTCATTTACACAGCGAAGAAATCTGTATCTCGAGGAACAAAGAAAAGTTGGG GTGGATGCGTACGGCAACATTCTCCTCACCACTCTGGAAATGAACAACGAGGTGATGCCTTCTGACGTGGGGAGCAGCGTTAGTGACTCTCGGAATTCAGTCATGTCCTTTGACAGCTCCGGGGTCCAATTCAGGAAGCCCATGGCGCCCCGAGATGGCTTCAGCCACCACTCGCTGGATCGGAGCGCTATGCGGAGCCGGGCCAACTGCCGACTACGGCGGCGCTCGTCCAAGCTCAAGTTGAAAATCCCAAACCTGTCAGATGTAAGCACCA
- the gabrb4 gene encoding gamma-aminobutyric acid receptor subunit beta-4 isoform X2, whose amino-acid sequence MQSTAMLFWDFQLGTALTSSTGSTGMSVAKTTVDKLLKGYDIRLRPDFGGAPVIVGMSINIASIDSISEVNMDYTITMYFQQSWRDKRLAYGELNLNLTLDNRVADQLWLPDTYFLNDKKSFLHGVTVKNRMIRLHPDGTVLYGLRITTTAACMMDLRRYPLDEQNCTLEIESYGYTTDDIVFFWQGGDSAVTGVDKLELPQFSIVDIRLVSKEVRFTTGSYPRLSLSFRIKRNIGYFILQTYMPSILITILSWVSFWINYDASAARVALGVTTVLTMTTINTHLRETLPKIPYVKAIDVYLMGCFVFVFLALLEYAFVNYVFFGRGPAQQKKINERLNKVNNERTRYEEKRLREQDSISVPFQSNTFRSFTQRRNLYLEEQRKVGVDAYGNILLTTLEMNNEVMPSDVGSSVSDSRNSVMSFDSSGVQFRKPMAPRDGFSHHSLDRSAMRSRANCRLRRRSSKLKLKIPNLSDVSTIDKWSRVIFPITFGFFNLIYWLYYVN is encoded by the exons CTCCACTGGAAGCACCGGAATGTCTGTGGCCAAGACTACCGTGGACAAGTTGCTGAAGGGATACGACATCCGTTTAAGGCCTGATTTTGGAG GTGCTCCAGTCATAGTCGGGATGAGCATCAACATAGCAAGCATCGATTCCATCTCAGAAGTAAACATG GACTATACCATCACAATGTATTTCCAGCAAAGTTGGCGAGATAAACGTTTGGCCTATGGTGAATTGAACCTCAACTTGACTTTGGATAACCGTGTGGCAGATCAGCTTTGGCTCCCAGACACTTACTTCCTGAACGACAAGAAGTCCTTTCTTCACGGAGTGACGGTTAAAAACCGTATGATCCGACTTCACCCTGACGGGACCGTCTTGTACGggctgag AATAACCACCACTGCTGCTTGCATGATGGACTTGAGGAGATACCCTCTTGATGAACAGAACTGCACCTTGGAAATTGAAAGCT ACGGATACACCACGGATGATATTGTGTTCTTCTGGCAAGGAGGGGACAGCGCCGTGACGGGTGTGGACAAGTTAGAGTTACCTCAGTTCTCCATTGTGGACATTCGATTGGTTTCCAAGGAAGTAAGGTTTACCACAG GTTCTTATCCGAGGCTTTCGCTGAGTTTCAGGATTAAGAGGAACATTGGATATTTCATCTTGCAGACGTACATGCCTTCCATTTTGATCACCATTCTGTCCTGGGTGTCTTTCTGGATCAATTACGATGCCTCTGCAGCTCGGGTGGCCCTGG GTGTGACAACGGTGCTCACCATGACAACAATTAACACCCACCTTAGGGAGACTCTCCCAAAGATCCCCTACGTGAAAGCCATCGACGTCTACCTCATGggctgttttgtgtttgtgttcctGGCCCTGCTGGAATATGCCTTTGTAAATTATGTGTTCTTTGGCCGGGGCCCGGCGCAACAGAAGAAAATCAATGAGAGGCTGAATAAAGTCAACAATGAGCGCACACGATACGAAGAGAAGCGCCTAAGGGAACAG GACTCCATTTCCGTGCCGTTTCAAAGCAACACCTTCAGGTCATTTACACAGCGAAGAAATCTGTATCTCGAGGAACAAAGAAAAGTTGGG GTGGATGCGTACGGCAACATTCTCCTCACCACTCTGGAAATGAACAACGAGGTGATGCCTTCTGACGTGGGGAGCAGCGTTAGTGACTCTCGGAATTCAGTCATGTCCTTTGACAGCTCCGGGGTCCAATTCAGGAAGCCCATGGCGCCCCGAGATGGCTTCAGCCACCACTCGCTGGATCGGAGCGCTATGCGGAGCCGGGCCAACTGCCGACTACGGCGGCGCTCGTCCAAGCTCAAGTTGAAAATCCCAAACCTGTCAGATGTAAGCACCA
- the gabrb4 gene encoding gamma-aminobutyric acid receptor subunit beta-4 isoform X3, protein MLGGQEDKLCGIFSALAALSFACFIQSSTGSTGMSVAKTTVDKLLKGYDIRLRPDFGGAPVIVGMSINIASIDSISEVNMDYTITMYFQQSWRDKRLAYGELNLNLTLDNRVADQLWLPDTYFLNDKKSFLHGVTVKNRMIRLHPDGTVLYGLRITTTAACMMDLRRYPLDEQNCTLEIESYGYTTDDIVFFWQGGDSAVTGVDKLELPQFSIVDIRLVSKEVRFTTGSYPRLSLSFRIKRNIGYFILQTYMPSILITILSWVSFWINYDASAARVALGVTTVLTMTTINTHLRETLPKIPYVKAIDVYLMGCFVFVFLALLEYAFVNYVFFGRGPAQQKKINERLNKVNNERTRYEEKRLREQDSISVPFQSNTFRSFTQRRNLYLEEQRKVGVHVFRNHISCRPFFTT, encoded by the exons ATGTTGGGTGGTCAAGAAGATAAATTATGTGGAATTTTCTCTGCTCTGGCGGCTTTGTCCTTCGCATGCTTTATTCAAAG CTCCACTGGAAGCACCGGAATGTCTGTGGCCAAGACTACCGTGGACAAGTTGCTGAAGGGATACGACATCCGTTTAAGGCCTGATTTTGGAG GTGCTCCAGTCATAGTCGGGATGAGCATCAACATAGCAAGCATCGATTCCATCTCAGAAGTAAACATG GACTATACCATCACAATGTATTTCCAGCAAAGTTGGCGAGATAAACGTTTGGCCTATGGTGAATTGAACCTCAACTTGACTTTGGATAACCGTGTGGCAGATCAGCTTTGGCTCCCAGACACTTACTTCCTGAACGACAAGAAGTCCTTTCTTCACGGAGTGACGGTTAAAAACCGTATGATCCGACTTCACCCTGACGGGACCGTCTTGTACGggctgag AATAACCACCACTGCTGCTTGCATGATGGACTTGAGGAGATACCCTCTTGATGAACAGAACTGCACCTTGGAAATTGAAAGCT ACGGATACACCACGGATGATATTGTGTTCTTCTGGCAAGGAGGGGACAGCGCCGTGACGGGTGTGGACAAGTTAGAGTTACCTCAGTTCTCCATTGTGGACATTCGATTGGTTTCCAAGGAAGTAAGGTTTACCACAG GTTCTTATCCGAGGCTTTCGCTGAGTTTCAGGATTAAGAGGAACATTGGATATTTCATCTTGCAGACGTACATGCCTTCCATTTTGATCACCATTCTGTCCTGGGTGTCTTTCTGGATCAATTACGATGCCTCTGCAGCTCGGGTGGCCCTGG GTGTGACAACGGTGCTCACCATGACAACAATTAACACCCACCTTAGGGAGACTCTCCCAAAGATCCCCTACGTGAAAGCCATCGACGTCTACCTCATGggctgttttgtgtttgtgttcctGGCCCTGCTGGAATATGCCTTTGTAAATTATGTGTTCTTTGGCCGGGGCCCGGCGCAACAGAAGAAAATCAATGAGAGGCTGAATAAAGTCAACAATGAGCGCACACGATACGAAGAGAAGCGCCTAAGGGAACAG GACTCCATTTCCGTGCCGTTTCAAAGCAACACCTTCAGGTCATTTACACAGCGAAGAAATCTGTATCTCGAGGAACAAAGAAAAGTTGGGGTACATGTATTTAGAAATCATATCAGCTGTAGGCCATTTTTCACGACATAG